The following proteins are co-located in the Myxocyprinus asiaticus isolate MX2 ecotype Aquarium Trade chromosome 44, UBuf_Myxa_2, whole genome shotgun sequence genome:
- the LOC127434486 gene encoding activated CDC42 kinase 1-like isoform X1 — MQSDEGTEWLVELLTDVQLQHYFLRIRDDLNVTRLSHFDYVKNEDLEKIGMGRPGQRRLWEAVKRRRAMCKRKSWMSKSLCLGQQVFTGKRPDSDSQTPVAFRSASPSSTQPDGQPADLTCLISDRDLTLFEKLGDGSFGVVKRGEWQAPSGRVLSVAVKCLKTDLLEQGEGLDDFIREVNAMHSLDHQNLIRLYGVVLTHPMKMVTELAPLGALLDRLRKRQGHILISVLCHYAVQIACGMAYLESRRFIHRDLAARNILLASNDLIKIGDFGLMRALPKNDDHYVMQEHHKVPFAWCAPESLKTRTFSHASDTWMFGVTLWEMFTHGQEPWVGLNGSQILHKIDREGERLIKPEDCPQDIYNVVLQCWSPKPEDRPTFVSLRDFLVETMPTDMRALQDFDEPDKLKIHANDIITIIEGRAENYWWRGQNKQTLKVGQFPRNVVTSVAGLSAHDISRPLKHSFIHTGHGDTDPHRSWGTPDKIDDLYLGNPMDPPDVLGLDSSAAKPTKLPNRAKKQPPPRPPKPAVLLKKPFYDSVLDDDLIVTGVKMFSLKTPTYLGLRLRPWESTSPSDRLSEVSLIDFGDDSFSSASPSPITETPNPSTPKLPLSSTTSLLDMVPPQSPNRALPNPMHPTPVLDWDMRPLPPLPAYDEVAVECVEQEDIEVSSINASTAQEDTASEQTQPSEEETKTDGKHSIEDNLFLPSKQTEESHSFSQSADIFKELQREVMVKLRVPPTGRSLPSSPIPSALAPHRQIILPSSYEDKPQIPPRIPIPPMRPSRHAGIYGSRLSVSLGDSEDDSCCPPQIPPRDHALSQPSSRAPSPMVPQGGSPQQRSSLCCVGSLGSCLSPSSYSSAPSSSSTTSSTSTSTTTSLTSGSQYGSTEVGQTRSKSPCILPIVYGGVKASSTHYYLLPEKPAYLDRYDRFLKDKEGSDEKRFTNMATVRPMVQQQVNKPSVSPGQTSNSGNSYSPAWPNSTLLAGTATQSSAYNRETVQQVQEAVHGVTVEECQTALQTHSWNVQEAVKYLKVEQLFRLGLKARPECLEVLERCGWNLEQASTQMLDSYGPSRPRF, encoded by the exons TCTTTGTGCTTGGGCCAGCAGGTGTTTACCGGGAAGCGACCTGACTCAGATTCCCAGACCCCAGTGGCGTTCCGCAGTGCATCCCCCTCATCGACCCAGCCAGACGGCCAGCCGGCAGATCTCACTTGCCTTATCAGCGACAGAGACCTCACCCTGTTCGAGAAACTGGGAGATGGCTCCTTCGGAGTGGTGAAACGTGGAGAATGGCAGGCTCCCTCAGGAAGAGTG CTCAGTGTGGCCGTGAAGTGCCTGAAGACAGATCTGTTGGAGCAGGGTGAAGGTCTGGATGACTTCATAAGGGAAGTTAACGCCATGCATTCCCTGGACCACCAGAATCTCATTCGTCTGTATGGTGTGGTCCTCACACACCCCATGAAGATG GTGACAGAGCTTGCCCCATTGGGTGCTCTGTTGGACCGTCTGAGGAAGCGGCAGGGTCATATTTTGATATCAGTGCTGTGCCACTACGCGGTTCAGATCGCCTGTGGCATGGCTTACCTCGAATCTAGACGATTCATCCACAGAGATCTGGCGGCACGCAACATCCTTTTAGCCTCCAATGACCTTATCAAGATTGGTGACTTTGGCCTTATGAGGGCCCTGCCTAAGAACGATGATCATTACGTAATGCAGGAGCACCACAAAGTCCCTTTTGCCTG GTGCGCTCCTGAGAGCTTGAAGACCCGTACCTTCTCTCATGCCAGTGATACTTGGATGTTTGGAGTAACATTGTGGGAAATGTTCACTCACGGGCAGGAACCATGGGTTGGGCTCAATGGCAGCCAG ATTCTCCATAAGATCGATAGGGAGGGAGAGAGGCTTATCAAACCAGAGGACTGTCCGCAGGACATTTATAATGTCGTGCTGCAGTGCTGGTCACCTAAACCTGAGGACAGACCAACATTTGTGTCCCTCAGGGACTTCCTAGTGGAG ACAATGCCCACAGACATGAGGGCACTGCAGGACTTTGACGAGCCAGACAAACTTAAAATTCATGCTAATGACATCATCACCATCATAGAGGGCAG AGCGGAGAACTACTGGTGGAGGGGTCAGAACAAACAGACTCTGAAGGTGGGACAGTTCCCTAGGAATGTGGTGACCTCTGTAGCTGGCTTGTCTGCTCACGACATCAGCCGACCCCTTAAACACAGTTTCATCCACACAGGCCATGGGGACACAGACCCACACCGTAGCTGGGGCACCCCTGACAAGATCGATGA TCTGTACCTTGGAAATCCCATGGATCCCCCAGATGTTCTTGGGCTGGACTCAAGTGCTGCCAAGCCCACTAAATTACCAAACCGGGCAAAAA AACAACCTCCTCCTAGGCCTCCTAAGCCAGCAGTTCTTCTTAAAA AACCATTCTATGACTCTGTGCTTGACGATGATCTAATAGTCACAGGTGTGAAGATGTTCTCTCTTAAGACACCTACATACCTGGGTTTGCGCCTCCGCCCTTGGGAAAGCACCAGCCCGAGCGACCGCCTTAGCGAAGTCTCCCTCATTGACTTTGGAGACGACAGTTTCAGCTCTGCTTCACCATCCCCCATTACAGAGACACCCAACCCCAGCACGCCGAAACTGCCCTTGTCCTCCACCACATCCCTCCTGGACATGGTGCCACCGCAGAGCCCCAACCGTGCTCTGCCCAACCCCATGCACCCTACTCCAGTACTGGATTGGGACATGCGGCCCCTGCCTCCTCTTCCGGCTTACGATGAGGTGGCTGTTGAATGTGTGGAGCAGGAGGACATAGAGGTGAGCTCCATTAATGCATCTACGGCGCAGGAAGACACTGCATCTGAACAAACACAGCCATCAGAAGAAGAAACCAAAACCGATGGTAAGCACAGCATAGAGGACAATCTCTTTCTACCATCCAAACAAACTGAGGAGAGCCATTCGTTTTCACAATCTGCAGACATCTTCAAAGAGCTACAGAGGGAGGTGATGGTGAAGCTTCGGGTCCCCCCAACAGGACGTTCCCTCCCCTCTTCACCCATTCCTTCAGCCCTTGCCCCACACCGCCAGATCATCCTGCCCTCCTCCTATGAGGACAAGCCTCAGATACCCCCCAGAATCCCCATTCCACCCATGCGGCCCTCAAGGCATGCAGGAATATACGGCAGCAGACTGTCGGTCTCCCTTGGAGACAGTGAAGATGACAGCTGTTGTCCACCTCAGATACCCCCAAGGGATCACGCGTTATCTCAGCCCAGTTCCCGGGCCCCAAGCCCCATGGTACCGCAGGGAGGCTCCCCTCAACAAAGATCTAGTCTCTGCTGCGTTGGGTCTTTGGGCTCCTGCCTCTCGCCATCATCATATTCTTCTGCACCATCCAGCTCCTCCACGACCTCCTCCACATCCACATCCACCACCACCAGTTTGACGAGTGGTTCTCAGTATGGCTCTACTGAAGTGGGGCAGACCCGGTCCAAGAGTCCCTGCATCTTGCCTATCGTGTATGGTGGTGTGAAGGCCAGCAGTACTCATTATTACCTGCTACCAGAGAAACCAGCCTACTTGGACAGATACGACAGGTTCTTGAAAGACAAGGAGGGAAGTGATGAGAAAAGATTTACAAATATGGCCACTGTGAGGCCTATGGTTCAACAGCAAGTCAACAAGCCCAGCGTTTCCCCCGGGCAGACCAGTAACAGTGGGAACTCCTATAGTCCGGCTTGGCCGAACAGCACCTTGCTGGCTGGGACAGCTACGCAATCCAGTGCGTACAACCGAGAAACAGTACAACAA GTGCAGGAGGCAGTACATGGAGTGACTGTAGAGGAGTGTCAAACAGCCCTTCAGACTCACAGCTGGAATGTTCAGGAGGCTGTAAAATACCTAAAG GTGGAGCAGTTGTTCCGACTGGGTCTGAAGGCTCGGCCCGAATGTCTTGAAGTTCTGGAGAGATGTGGCTGGAATCTGGAGCAGGCCAGTACCCAAATGCTAGACTCTTATGGTCCATCTAGACCTAG GTTCTAA
- the LOC127434486 gene encoding activated CDC42 kinase 1-like isoform X2: MQSDEGTEWLVELLTDVQLQHYFLRIRDDLNVTRLSHFDYVKNEDLEKIGMGRPGQRRLWEAVKRRRAMCKRKSWMSKVFTGKRPDSDSQTPVAFRSASPSSTQPDGQPADLTCLISDRDLTLFEKLGDGSFGVVKRGEWQAPSGRVLSVAVKCLKTDLLEQGEGLDDFIREVNAMHSLDHQNLIRLYGVVLTHPMKMVTELAPLGALLDRLRKRQGHILISVLCHYAVQIACGMAYLESRRFIHRDLAARNILLASNDLIKIGDFGLMRALPKNDDHYVMQEHHKVPFAWCAPESLKTRTFSHASDTWMFGVTLWEMFTHGQEPWVGLNGSQILHKIDREGERLIKPEDCPQDIYNVVLQCWSPKPEDRPTFVSLRDFLVETMPTDMRALQDFDEPDKLKIHANDIITIIEGRAENYWWRGQNKQTLKVGQFPRNVVTSVAGLSAHDISRPLKHSFIHTGHGDTDPHRSWGTPDKIDDLYLGNPMDPPDVLGLDSSAAKPTKLPNRAKKQPPPRPPKPAVLLKKPFYDSVLDDDLIVTGVKMFSLKTPTYLGLRLRPWESTSPSDRLSEVSLIDFGDDSFSSASPSPITETPNPSTPKLPLSSTTSLLDMVPPQSPNRALPNPMHPTPVLDWDMRPLPPLPAYDEVAVECVEQEDIEVSSINASTAQEDTASEQTQPSEEETKTDGKHSIEDNLFLPSKQTEESHSFSQSADIFKELQREVMVKLRVPPTGRSLPSSPIPSALAPHRQIILPSSYEDKPQIPPRIPIPPMRPSRHAGIYGSRLSVSLGDSEDDSCCPPQIPPRDHALSQPSSRAPSPMVPQGGSPQQRSSLCCVGSLGSCLSPSSYSSAPSSSSTTSSTSTSTTTSLTSGSQYGSTEVGQTRSKSPCILPIVYGGVKASSTHYYLLPEKPAYLDRYDRFLKDKEGSDEKRFTNMATVRPMVQQQVNKPSVSPGQTSNSGNSYSPAWPNSTLLAGTATQSSAYNRETVQQVQEAVHGVTVEECQTALQTHSWNVQEAVKYLKVEQLFRLGLKARPECLEVLERCGWNLEQASTQMLDSYGPSRPRF, translated from the exons GTGTTTACCGGGAAGCGACCTGACTCAGATTCCCAGACCCCAGTGGCGTTCCGCAGTGCATCCCCCTCATCGACCCAGCCAGACGGCCAGCCGGCAGATCTCACTTGCCTTATCAGCGACAGAGACCTCACCCTGTTCGAGAAACTGGGAGATGGCTCCTTCGGAGTGGTGAAACGTGGAGAATGGCAGGCTCCCTCAGGAAGAGTG CTCAGTGTGGCCGTGAAGTGCCTGAAGACAGATCTGTTGGAGCAGGGTGAAGGTCTGGATGACTTCATAAGGGAAGTTAACGCCATGCATTCCCTGGACCACCAGAATCTCATTCGTCTGTATGGTGTGGTCCTCACACACCCCATGAAGATG GTGACAGAGCTTGCCCCATTGGGTGCTCTGTTGGACCGTCTGAGGAAGCGGCAGGGTCATATTTTGATATCAGTGCTGTGCCACTACGCGGTTCAGATCGCCTGTGGCATGGCTTACCTCGAATCTAGACGATTCATCCACAGAGATCTGGCGGCACGCAACATCCTTTTAGCCTCCAATGACCTTATCAAGATTGGTGACTTTGGCCTTATGAGGGCCCTGCCTAAGAACGATGATCATTACGTAATGCAGGAGCACCACAAAGTCCCTTTTGCCTG GTGCGCTCCTGAGAGCTTGAAGACCCGTACCTTCTCTCATGCCAGTGATACTTGGATGTTTGGAGTAACATTGTGGGAAATGTTCACTCACGGGCAGGAACCATGGGTTGGGCTCAATGGCAGCCAG ATTCTCCATAAGATCGATAGGGAGGGAGAGAGGCTTATCAAACCAGAGGACTGTCCGCAGGACATTTATAATGTCGTGCTGCAGTGCTGGTCACCTAAACCTGAGGACAGACCAACATTTGTGTCCCTCAGGGACTTCCTAGTGGAG ACAATGCCCACAGACATGAGGGCACTGCAGGACTTTGACGAGCCAGACAAACTTAAAATTCATGCTAATGACATCATCACCATCATAGAGGGCAG AGCGGAGAACTACTGGTGGAGGGGTCAGAACAAACAGACTCTGAAGGTGGGACAGTTCCCTAGGAATGTGGTGACCTCTGTAGCTGGCTTGTCTGCTCACGACATCAGCCGACCCCTTAAACACAGTTTCATCCACACAGGCCATGGGGACACAGACCCACACCGTAGCTGGGGCACCCCTGACAAGATCGATGA TCTGTACCTTGGAAATCCCATGGATCCCCCAGATGTTCTTGGGCTGGACTCAAGTGCTGCCAAGCCCACTAAATTACCAAACCGGGCAAAAA AACAACCTCCTCCTAGGCCTCCTAAGCCAGCAGTTCTTCTTAAAA AACCATTCTATGACTCTGTGCTTGACGATGATCTAATAGTCACAGGTGTGAAGATGTTCTCTCTTAAGACACCTACATACCTGGGTTTGCGCCTCCGCCCTTGGGAAAGCACCAGCCCGAGCGACCGCCTTAGCGAAGTCTCCCTCATTGACTTTGGAGACGACAGTTTCAGCTCTGCTTCACCATCCCCCATTACAGAGACACCCAACCCCAGCACGCCGAAACTGCCCTTGTCCTCCACCACATCCCTCCTGGACATGGTGCCACCGCAGAGCCCCAACCGTGCTCTGCCCAACCCCATGCACCCTACTCCAGTACTGGATTGGGACATGCGGCCCCTGCCTCCTCTTCCGGCTTACGATGAGGTGGCTGTTGAATGTGTGGAGCAGGAGGACATAGAGGTGAGCTCCATTAATGCATCTACGGCGCAGGAAGACACTGCATCTGAACAAACACAGCCATCAGAAGAAGAAACCAAAACCGATGGTAAGCACAGCATAGAGGACAATCTCTTTCTACCATCCAAACAAACTGAGGAGAGCCATTCGTTTTCACAATCTGCAGACATCTTCAAAGAGCTACAGAGGGAGGTGATGGTGAAGCTTCGGGTCCCCCCAACAGGACGTTCCCTCCCCTCTTCACCCATTCCTTCAGCCCTTGCCCCACACCGCCAGATCATCCTGCCCTCCTCCTATGAGGACAAGCCTCAGATACCCCCCAGAATCCCCATTCCACCCATGCGGCCCTCAAGGCATGCAGGAATATACGGCAGCAGACTGTCGGTCTCCCTTGGAGACAGTGAAGATGACAGCTGTTGTCCACCTCAGATACCCCCAAGGGATCACGCGTTATCTCAGCCCAGTTCCCGGGCCCCAAGCCCCATGGTACCGCAGGGAGGCTCCCCTCAACAAAGATCTAGTCTCTGCTGCGTTGGGTCTTTGGGCTCCTGCCTCTCGCCATCATCATATTCTTCTGCACCATCCAGCTCCTCCACGACCTCCTCCACATCCACATCCACCACCACCAGTTTGACGAGTGGTTCTCAGTATGGCTCTACTGAAGTGGGGCAGACCCGGTCCAAGAGTCCCTGCATCTTGCCTATCGTGTATGGTGGTGTGAAGGCCAGCAGTACTCATTATTACCTGCTACCAGAGAAACCAGCCTACTTGGACAGATACGACAGGTTCTTGAAAGACAAGGAGGGAAGTGATGAGAAAAGATTTACAAATATGGCCACTGTGAGGCCTATGGTTCAACAGCAAGTCAACAAGCCCAGCGTTTCCCCCGGGCAGACCAGTAACAGTGGGAACTCCTATAGTCCGGCTTGGCCGAACAGCACCTTGCTGGCTGGGACAGCTACGCAATCCAGTGCGTACAACCGAGAAACAGTACAACAA GTGCAGGAGGCAGTACATGGAGTGACTGTAGAGGAGTGTCAAACAGCCCTTCAGACTCACAGCTGGAATGTTCAGGAGGCTGTAAAATACCTAAAG GTGGAGCAGTTGTTCCGACTGGGTCTGAAGGCTCGGCCCGAATGTCTTGAAGTTCTGGAGAGATGTGGCTGGAATCTGGAGCAGGCCAGTACCCAAATGCTAGACTCTTATGGTCCATCTAGACCTAG GTTCTAA